Genomic segment of Arachis hypogaea cultivar Tifrunner chromosome 11, arahy.Tifrunner.gnm2.J5K5, whole genome shotgun sequence:
gcgaaacaagaaacaattattagcatgcaaaacacaacaaaatatgaaatagacAGCCCatcaagacatacccctctgcagcagatttatcaacGTTTTGCCCTAGCCATTCATCCAGttcgtcacttgatatttcatatgtctcactacattcataaaggaagatgttaacaaaaataattacgacgatagacggtaatatagcttacgaggtactgtacccgtcaAAGTATTGGTCTTCTTtaggaggtgaatcctccacgagaacttttttcttttttggttgtgttctgggtggaaaaaaaagagtaccaatcagaaataaaaaattaattttatcacagaatattatgcaaagaagtgcttacttttttggtgttgtttttgtttttttcttctccttctccttctctgcaggtgatgattcttcactcctataagttaataacagacacttcagttaatacacgaaatctttataatgaagccaaaagaaaggagtaataatttcaggacattactcatcactttgttcagattcagattctgaatcagaatctggctcctcttgcctctgctttctttttctggagtccattctgaaaggcaaacagtgattatttagaacatactaaaataCACCCAACGTGATctacaagatacacccaactcgaaaaagaaattacacccaagtatggtacttactttttcccctttttgatggGGTGTTTTCTTGCTGAATCCTCCGAGTCTTgttgagtctcagactcagaggtagaagtgtcactgtcagtagctgtttctgtctccgaagacgatgttggactcgccttccttttttttcttttttttatttcttgttttttttcttttttttctttttctttcattttttctcttgctcttgtctccgccatcttcacaatcccctgaaacatgagatattttagctagcagcattcaggtaaataaaatacaagcaacatattatgtttacttaccaaaatttcttctttttctgcagtcattctttccaccaacttctccttagtccagttggcaatccaaggctttggtggtctttcagccctcttcttgcctttgttttcAGAAAGATGAAAGTATATTATCATGAGGGCAAAGAGGCAAccatcaattgccttcttcttcttctcctggtaGTCTGTGATGCCTTTGATCAAGAAGGTCAAAACATGCGCCCCCCAGTTTCTCTCCGAtatgccgtccatcttaaaaattggggcgaggtgcacgggcgatattttgtttatcgtcgttggcaaaaggaacgccatctgtatgtagaggatgaatatcctcttgaacatcaggcgttcctcttcgctgccaacgccgatttccatcatttcatcggtaagacttttgagggtcttaccctggaatcttctataaattattttgtcatcatcagaaagttGCTTATAAAGTTGcttatactc
This window contains:
- the LOC112723787 gene encoding uncharacterized protein, with amino-acid sequence MKNLKRKRSKYTQHKMAARNQTKDLKCATHLLSDKFRNMAEEKKAIVRDLGFGGLMHVPPLRVDHQLLRELANNFKLGENRLKTGYGSFQITPKTIGDALGINATGNLFPEKVEYKQLYKQLSDDDKIIYRRFQGKTLKSLTDEMMEIGVGSEEERLMFKRIFILYIQMAFLLPTTINKISPVHLAPIFKMDGISERNWGAHVLTFLIKGITDYQEKKKKAIDGCLFALMIIYFHLSENKGKKRAERPPKPWIANWTKEKLVERMTAEKEEILGIVKMAETRAREKMKEKEKKEKKQEIKKRKKRKASPTSSSETETATDSDTSTSESETQQDSEDSARKHPIKKGKKMDSRKRKQRQEEPDSDSESESEQSDESEESSPAEKEKEKKKTKTTPKKTQPKKKKVLVEDSPPKEDQYFDGETYEISSDELDEWLGQNVDKSAAEGENQPDLRSTEGRYVSSETIPAVNLGTDAPSSQGNTEQSSVNQPSQSIKKSPLLFYSRKKRQEKKAKTASM